Genomic segment of Xenopus laevis strain J_2021 chromosome 4S, Xenopus_laevis_v10.1, whole genome shotgun sequence:
TTTAACAGGTAGGTTTTATTTCTCTGTTCTATGACATTATTTCATAGGAAAGAATAAATAGTCAAAATGAATATAGGAGTTGAATGTTTTGATAAGGCTGGAAGTAGAGATGATAAAGATGACATTGGAAACCCCTTCCTCAGTAGTATTTTTtgccctttaactaaagaagtaggttagaaatgttgtacatgatgtttttggcttctgtactgcccaaggcaaccacagcagagacacacgctcagattcggggcgataaatctcctcatcttcagggcgactaatctccccgaactgcctcccgcctgctagaatctaaattgccggtgggatggcactcgggatcgcttcgttttccgaagtttcctcgtgctttttattacattatctgtCTTGAAAAATAAGAGGAACATTTTATAGTTCCTTTAACAATAATTAGTAATTTCTGCATTCTTTTCACGGAAAGATATGTTGATATGTTACATAGGTAGCTTCAAAGAATTCTCCTTGCTGCTGCTTTAAATAATGTAACTTTCCATTTTGTCCTCTTCAGGCCAGGAAGGCTTCTCTTGCTTTTCTTCTGCATTTGCCAGCACAGCCATAGTGAAAATGGAGCCTCTGGAGACAGTGGCCGCCGGTTGTATTTATAAAGTCAATAACAAATATGATGACAAAAGAAGGCCGTTGCCACAAACAAAAGTGGTTCGGGCAGCACTGGAACAAGTGGGCAAGAGGAAACAATACAGTGTCACCAGTGCAAACTGTGAGCATTTTGTGACGGAATTAAGATATGGAGAATCGTTCTCTCACCAGGTAAATGATTGTTTTATAATATCTGATTTACATGAATAGGATAATTATGAGCTGCCGAAGCCTAAAGGTCCAGCATCTCTATAATGTAGGATTTAgtctgtgacactgcacatgctcagagtggTCCGGGCAGctgttaaatgggtggttcacctttaatttaacttttagtatgtgatagaatggccagttctaagcagcttttcaactggtcttcattgtttatttttaatgtttttaattattgggctttttcttctgactctttccagctctctaatgggtgtcactgaccccatctaaaaaacaaatgtaaggctacaaaatacattgttatcgctacttttaataactcatctttctatttgtctcctcttattcatattccagcctattattcaaatgaatgcatttcACTGATCCaatctttttattattcagctttctattcaggcctctccttttcacattccagtctcttattcaaatcagtgcatgggtgctagggtaatcttgaccctagcaaccagcttgctgaaactgcaaactggagggcttctgaataaaaagctaaataactcaaacaccacaaataaaaaaaaattagggatgcaccaaatccaggattcggttcgggattcggcctttttaagcaggattcgggttcggccgaatccatctgcttggccgaaccgaatcctaatttgcatatgtaaattaggggcagggagggaaatcacgtgactttttgtcacaaaacaaggaagtaaagcatgttttccccttcccacccctaatttgcatatgcaaattagggttcggatttggttcggtattcggccgaatctttcgcaaaggattcgggggttcggccgaattcaaaaaagtggattcgttgcatccctaaaaaaaatgaaaaccaattgcaaattttcacacaatatcactctctactatcATGctaaaaattacctcaaagaTGGACaacgcctttaaaggagaactaagcctaaaaattaatgtggctaaaaatgctgtattttatatagtgaacttattgcacaaggcacagcctgtcaatagcagcaatgatccaggacttcaaacttgtcacagggggtcaccatcttggaaagtgtctgtgacactcacatgctcagtggactctgattggctgttgagaagctaagcttagggctcgtcactaattatccagcagaaaatgagcttccctggctgtaatataagctgatgctacaggtttgctgattattcaattctgatgctaattgcactggtttctgtgctgccatgtagtaattatgtgtattaattactaatcagccttatattgtgacatttctattctatgtgtactgtatattgtgagtggctccctaagctcagtaagtgacagcagcagagagcatgtgcagtgaatcagcagaaaagaagatggggagctactggggcatctttggagacacagatctttactgctaaagggctgtggttgccttgggctggtacagaagcacaaaacatcatgtacaacatttccaccCTACTTCTCTGTTGAGGTTTAGTTCTACTTAAGCTTTGGCTGACTTTTCACTACAGAGCTCTTTGTACCTTTCCTTGGTTTTGCTTTATTTGGGTTTAGGCAGGGGGCAGATGGAGTGAGTCTCTACAGTCACAGCTTTCAAGGCTTGGCAGGCTCATAAGGGCAGTTCAGTTCATGACGTATGATAGGTGTATCTCTTCAATTCTTGCAGGTTGATATTGCTAAGACATATTTTGCACTTGGAGGGCTATCTTTTGTCTTGGCCTTGGGTGTAATGGCAGCATTTTCATCACTGAGGAATAAGCAGAAGCAGTAAAGTGCCATTATTTCACCACTGTTTCCCCTTGGCCTCTGAGAACTGTTCCTGAAGAAATCAAATTCTGCCTTGATACTGTTATTTTCACTTCTTGTGGAGTTGTTCTCAAACTTGGCACAATAAAGTTACCATCATGTCAACCTTGCACCCTTTATCTTTTTCTTACCAGCaatgtttattataattattgggTTATTACCCCCACCCATTGGGTCTATATCAGTTCCAAGTGGGGACACTGGAGATACAAACagttgtgactttttttctcttgCATTGAAGAAAAAGGGGCAAATCCATCAGGCTTAGCACATCGGAAACAATGGAAAAACAAGACTTGAGAATTCATAATTCTAGAAAGTGCATATtcatctagaacagtgatccccaaccagtggcttgtgagcaacatattgctctccgaccccttggatgttgctcccaatggcctctaTGCAGGTGCTtcttttgaattcctgacttaaaggcaagttttggttgcataaaaccacatgtactgctaaacagagcctcctgttggctttaAGTCCAAGTAGGAGCTACAAATTCCCAAGCAAAGGCTTATTTGAAAGCCCCAGGAACTGTTTGcatacttatgttgctctccgacattattttacacttgagtatggctcacgagtaaaaaaggttggggacccctaacaTTTAATTATGAATGCCACCTCACCACTACAAAACATTTGCAtctttaaaataaagatataaagcaTCAAGCTCCGTCTGCAGGATGCATCAAACAGACTGCGCCATTAGTTACAAGTTGGCCATACATTCCAAGCCAGATTGGGTCAAGCAGTTTGATCTACTGCCCCTTCATCTGAGCTTGCATGAAAACCCATGTCatactttatttttcaggatCTACCCGTATTTATAGGCCATTCTCATATATTATTCCCTCTTTCATTCTCTCCTGTTCCATATCTGTGTTATGAATAGGAGTTCTGTATGTAGTAGTCTAGGGTTGCCAACCTTGGTCTCGGCCAAAACCACAGAAACTTGTGAGTTGTGCAAATGACATCAGTGGACTGAGCGCTGACAACAAAGACAGACTGATGATTTATGGGGTTGAGATGTGGGGGCACGTTTCTGACATATAGGATGGGCCTATGGTATCAGGGGTGTATGGCATTAGATTTCTGTTTGGTAACGTGCACTTTGCTCCTGGCTAATacatttgcacagccctggcagAGAATAGGCCTCCCACAACTAAGCCAACCCATTGACTCACAAACTATGTACGGTCCAAGATCTCCAGATCAAGCATGGCCTGAGCAATACAATGTACTACCAATATCTTCAAATTAAGCATTTTGTCCTTAAAGTCATTGGACTGCCCTTAGAATACTCACCACTCGATATTATCATGACAACTCGAGCGAGCAGGAAAGGACACAGATATCTATGGATTACTCAACACGTGCCCAGAAAGATCCTTTGCTAAACATGCTTACATGCTGTCATGGGAACAAATTCTAGGGGATGATTTGCCCCTTCCCAAATGGATTTCACTATAGGAGAATCTTAGAAAGGCCTCAGCATGTGTTACCCACAAAGAAACAAATGACACCCACCAAACTTCATGTGATTCACCCCAATGTCTCACCAGGCTGCTAGACATGTGGAGGAGACAGAACACTATTTCAAATCTTCTGGACTTGCCCcttcatgggggcagattcactaaaaggcaaattgtcgccagcgaccgattcacACACaacgcaccacttcgccaggcacataTTCggtaccactatgctaattcactaatatgcgaagttgccccctgggcgccgaatgctggtgacttttcactagcgtgactttggcagtgcgagcatttcatagtgaagattcgctagcgttcgtcTGTGCCTATCGAAAATTCTCTAGTGATCTTATgcataggtcaatttgcatagggcgggtaatttaaagttgtatgggcgtctttattataaatgttgctgcaaatgcttgaagttataCCAACTACCTGAAACTCAAGCAGAGCAaactaaattaaaggaaaactatacccccaaaatgaatacttaaacaacagatagtttatatcaaattgaatgacatattaaagaatcttaccaaactggaatatatatttacataaatattgcccttttacatctcttgccttgaacccccatttcatgactctatctgtgctgcctcagagatcacctgaccagaaatactgcagctctaactgtaacaggaagagatcacctgaccagaaatactacaacacttaactgtaacagaaagaagtgaggaagcaaaagacacaactctgtctgttaattggctcatgtgaccttacatgtggtttgtatgtgagcacagtgaatcttacaatcccagggggcggcccttattttttaaaatggcaattttctatttatgattacccaatggcacatactactaaaaaagtatattattatgataatggttcatttacatgaagcagggttttacacatgagctgttttactcagtatctttaaatagacacctacattgtttggggggtatagttttcctttaagaagtaaccaggagctggagtggctggggtgTCCTCAAACAATTCATGAAatgtaaataagccaaatttgggacttaacccccaaagACTCCTGCTGCTGGTAATGCAAtatgacaaaatatattttaatatagtattaaaaggcaatatttattcacaaccatgccaagaaaatatatattaaatcatgttaaaaacaagcagtACTGCATCTGATAAATCCAGGATAGTGTAACAacgtttattaaaaaatataaaaaaaaattaaaaacaaatttgcactTGCATTTAGTATGAGGAAACGATCACATATAGGGATATATCTTTACACAGGCTGCAATCTCTGTAAAGGGGCTATGCCGGCGCCTGTAAACCCCTCGTGGCTCTTCCTGTGGTCCccgcgtgacgtcacttcctgcctgacgcgtttcaccacGCCCCCAAACATTAcattgaataaacacgcagggcttgtccCAGTTGCATGGAGTCCGCAGTGCCGGTTTATC
This window contains:
- the LOC108715170 gene encoding phospholipase A and acyltransferase 3, translated to MPLEGVDPKDGDLIEFMRDLFQHWGIYVGGGRVVHLTGQEGFSCFSSAFASTAIVKMEPLETVAAGCIYKVNNKYDDKRRPLPQTKVVRAALEQVGKRKQYSVTSANCEHFVTELRYGESFSHQVDIAKTYFALGGLSFVLALGVMAAFSSLRNKQKQ